The Geotalea uraniireducens Rf4 genome window below encodes:
- a CDS encoding ArsR/SmtB family transcription factor — protein sequence MTANGIGRPEMDLEEKALLLRTLGHPVRLKIVAGLAGKCACVKEIWECLRLPQAIVSQHLKVMKKNGILDAKRDGVRVCYSLKNEMMAELVTVLLAGK from the coding sequence ATGACGGCTAACGGCATAGGGCGACCGGAAATGGATCTGGAGGAAAAGGCGCTGCTGCTCAGGACGCTCGGCCATCCGGTGCGGCTGAAGATCGTGGCCGGACTCGCCGGGAAATGTGCCTGCGTAAAGGAGATCTGGGAGTGTCTCCGGTTGCCGCAGGCTATAGTTTCGCAACATCTGAAGGTAATGAAGAAAAACGGCATACTGGATGCCAAACGGGATGGGGTAAGGGTCTGCTATTCGTTGAAGAATGAGATGATGGCCGAACTGGTCACTGTATTGCTGGCCGGGAAGTGA
- a CDS encoding sensor histidine kinase encodes MEKSGLTHTGSPKEDALSLSNRSAIVGMLMDSVGIGVIFVETSGRLTLINRKAEAILQASGSSVLGKRVDMLPLRTAIYKVLSEDCSETPVEMSIDGAVITVKSSELYAPDGEILGEMFELRDVTEDKKEKRQREEIVAMMTHDLKSPLTVLMGYVQTLKGEMPQKIDISLQPCLKEMDRSALKLLAMIEDVLDAYRLEVGLLQINCAVCDIGALLDGCCCDGLREAQARGSNLTCNISEGIPPLKVDGKQLSRVFANLIGNALKFTPRRGSVTVTAEVREDKVFVSVKDTGIGIPQKDVPRIFNKYFRSSAATGFKGTGLGLTISKAIVEAHSGTIEVESVEGEGSCFSVIIPLGACH; translated from the coding sequence ATGGAAAAAAGCGGATTGACACATACGGGATCTCCAAAAGAGGACGCTCTTTCTCTTTCCAATAGGTCTGCTATTGTCGGCATGCTTATGGACAGCGTAGGCATAGGCGTGATCTTTGTCGAGACCAGCGGACGACTTACACTCATCAACCGCAAGGCCGAGGCAATACTGCAAGCCTCCGGCAGTTCCGTACTGGGCAAAAGGGTTGATATGCTGCCGCTGCGCACCGCTATTTACAAGGTTCTGAGTGAAGATTGCAGCGAGACTCCTGTTGAGATGAGCATTGACGGTGCGGTAATCACCGTCAAATCATCCGAATTATATGCTCCTGACGGCGAAATACTGGGAGAGATGTTCGAGTTGCGCGATGTTACCGAAGATAAGAAAGAAAAGAGGCAGCGCGAAGAGATAGTTGCCATGATGACCCACGATCTCAAGTCTCCATTGACGGTTTTGATGGGATACGTCCAGACGCTGAAGGGGGAAATGCCGCAAAAGATCGACATTTCGCTTCAGCCTTGTCTGAAGGAGATGGACAGGAGCGCTCTAAAGCTTCTTGCCATGATAGAGGACGTCTTGGACGCTTACCGGCTGGAGGTGGGTCTCCTGCAGATTAATTGTGCCGTCTGTGATATCGGCGCACTGCTTGATGGGTGCTGCTGTGACGGATTACGTGAAGCCCAGGCGCGCGGTTCGAATCTTACCTGTAACATCAGTGAGGGGATTCCTCCTCTCAAGGTCGATGGCAAGCAGCTTTCACGGGTCTTTGCCAACCTTATCGGCAATGCGTTGAAGTTTACCCCTCGCCGCGGCTCAGTCACGGTGACTGCTGAAGTGCGGGAGGATAAGGTTTTTGTTTCCGTTAAAGATACCGGGATCGGGATCCCGCAGAAAGATGTGCCGCGGATCTTTAACAAGTATTTTCGATCCTCTGCCGCTACCGGCTTCAAAGGGACCGGCCTTGGCCTGACCATCAGTAAAGCTATTGTGGAAGCTCACAGCGGTACGATCGAAGTTGAAAGTGTGGAGGGCGAAGGCAGCTGCTTTTCGGTCATCATTCCTCTGGGAGCCTGTCATTGA
- a CDS encoding MBL fold metallo-hydrolase: MKFRITVLCDNSVGPISGTLGEHGFAALVEHEGDAVLFDTGQGNTLLHNAQRMNRDLRKVGKVVLSHGHYDHTGGLWPLLQSCGGKEVYAHPGVFARRYAVRDREKSQSIGIPYGEEFLRGQGAAFNLSEVFREIEPDIFLTGEVPRTTPYEQGDTGLFCDDAGCSPDHLPDDQSLILRTARGLVLLLGCCHAGIINTIELAREKTGITELYAVIGGSHLGFCSQAQLAETIKALRVSGVQKICGSHCTGFAASARLAKEFPGHYHPAQVGYTLEV, translated from the coding sequence ATGAAATTCCGCATTACCGTCCTTTGCGATAACAGCGTAGGGCCGATCTCCGGAACCCTCGGCGAGCATGGGTTTGCCGCGCTGGTGGAGCATGAAGGCGACGCCGTGCTCTTTGATACAGGTCAGGGTAATACGCTTCTGCACAACGCCCAGCGCATGAACCGGGACCTGCGTAAAGTCGGCAAAGTCGTTCTTTCCCACGGCCATTACGACCATACCGGCGGCTTGTGGCCTTTGCTGCAGAGCTGCGGCGGCAAGGAGGTTTATGCCCATCCGGGTGTTTTTGCCCGTCGCTATGCGGTACGGGACCGGGAGAAGAGCCAGTCGATCGGCATCCCGTATGGGGAGGAGTTTCTGCGTGGCCAGGGGGCTGCGTTCAATCTCAGCGAGGTTTTCCGCGAAATAGAGCCGGATATCTTTCTGACCGGCGAAGTGCCGAGAACGACACCCTACGAGCAGGGAGACACCGGCCTTTTTTGTGACGATGCGGGCTGTTCACCGGATCACCTGCCCGACGATCAATCACTGATACTGCGGACAGCGAGGGGGCTGGTGCTGCTCCTCGGCTGCTGTCATGCCGGGATCATCAACACCATTGAACTGGCAAGGGAAAAAACGGGAATAACCGAACTCTATGCCGTGATCGGCGGAAGCCATCTCGGTTTTTGTTCGCAGGCGCAACTGGCTGAAACGATCAAGGCCCTGCGCGTTTCCGGTGTTCAGAAAATCTGCGGCAGCCATTGCACCGGTTTTGCCGCGTCGGCCAGGCTGGCGAAGGAGTTCCCGGGACATTATCACCCGGCTCAGGTGGGATACACACTGGAAGTATGA
- a CDS encoding C-GCAxxG-C-C family protein, which yields MFWSKSKTDEVAVEGMVGKVAAEAEGLYRSGKMHCAEAVLAAVKNNFAPTVADEVVRLAAGFGGGSGSGCLCGAVAGGTIAIGLVLQDDKKRVMALTRELHKWFKEQYGATCCKIITQNGKGGCAILTGNVAGKVAELLS from the coding sequence ATGTTCTGGTCAAAGTCGAAAACAGATGAGGTGGCGGTCGAGGGGATGGTTGGAAAGGTGGCTGCCGAGGCAGAAGGTCTGTATCGTTCCGGCAAAATGCACTGTGCCGAGGCGGTCCTGGCCGCAGTAAAGAACAATTTCGCACCGACGGTCGCCGATGAGGTGGTCCGGCTGGCCGCCGGTTTCGGCGGCGGGTCAGGCTCCGGCTGCCTCTGCGGTGCGGTTGCCGGCGGAACCATCGCCATTGGGCTCGTCCTGCAAGACGACAAAAAGCGAGTGATGGCCCTCACCCGCGAACTGCACAAGTGGTTCAAGGAGCAGTACGGCGCCACCTGCTGCAAGATCATCACGCAAAACGGCAAAGGGGGATGCGCAATCCTCACCGGCAATGTGGCGGGGAAGGTGGCGGAGTTGCTGTCTTAG
- a CDS encoding YgaP family membrane protein produces MYIDRMLRIIAGFFILLSVTLAHFHNINWLWFTAFVGLNLFQSGFTNWCPMMTILEKAGVPKFPKGCDCK; encoded by the coding sequence ATGTACATTGACAGAATGCTGAGGATCATCGCCGGGTTTTTTATTTTGTTGTCGGTTACCCTGGCCCATTTCCACAACATCAACTGGCTCTGGTTTACCGCTTTCGTCGGGCTGAACCTGTTTCAGTCGGGCTTCACCAACTGGTGCCCGATGATGACCATTCTGGAGAAGGCGGGTGTGCCGAAGTTTCCGAAAGGGTGCGATTGCAAATGA
- a CDS encoding rhodanese-like domain-containing protein: MKKTGLISAIILTAASLAIAAGQRNISSLQARALLAKNKNAFLLDVRTPDEYRQAHLKGAVLIPLNEIERRLGEVPKNRTIVVYCAVGSRSNLVAGFLAGKGYGEVYNVSDGIVGWYRNHLPIDR, encoded by the coding sequence ATGAAGAAAACGGGTTTAATTAGTGCAATCATTCTGACCGCTGCATCATTGGCAATTGCCGCAGGGCAGAGGAACATAAGTTCCTTGCAGGCGCGCGCACTGCTGGCGAAGAACAAAAACGCCTTCCTGCTCGATGTACGTACACCGGACGAGTACCGGCAGGCGCATTTGAAAGGGGCGGTGCTGATCCCTCTCAACGAAATAGAGCGCCGTCTGGGCGAAGTTCCCAAAAACAGGACGATTGTGGTTTACTGCGCTGTCGGTTCCCGTTCCAATCTCGTGGCCGGTTTTTTGGCAGGCAAGGGTTACGGCGAGGTTTACAACGTGAGCGACGGTATTGTCGGCTGGTATAGAAACCACTTGCCGATCGATCGATGA
- a CDS encoding methyl-accepting chemotaxis protein, giving the protein MFFRKYLSSLRSTYFFMLCFGLLMGGLFPFYSYIFFGSKAFTFLYVIGCLTAGVLVGTFCHYIIKQVMKIYLERQWLVLSRIAGEEETRALAKGEDELKLLLECYDLLMGKVLAMVGNVTALIRDIGAFHRQIGEQSKEIVQGSEKQSDKEKETLQAVQEMNGFFNDLLKEIEDISHRTDERASITAEMSATTDTIAENIKDYSSSVLETSASIEEMALSIKETTSNIEALAVSTEQTSGSINQINTVTTDMRDNAQKTSECSENVRKKAQEGMRSMTATLKSMQEIEKSNAESFAAINRLAVHSARVGEFLNVIKDVVEQTNLLSLNASIIAAQAGERGKAFTVVAEEVRSLAHRTALSAKEIEDLVKNIQKETADVQRTVAQGKDRIKEGVKISALASNALEKIEESAAEASQMVQKIAAATVEQASSSRLITDEAEKNFHRVKQVTKAIQEQERGISHIVKALEHMRSLSQLITNSTQEQARGNRLYLKSIMEDNDKVKELKDTAIQQIMMGDVLVNYVREAGSLIEANAGEARQMMDQIDKITTMTEDLCKELAPFTSRPAIQ; this is encoded by the coding sequence ATGTTCTTCAGAAAATACCTTTCCTCATTACGGAGCACCTATTTTTTCATGCTCTGTTTCGGCCTTTTGATGGGTGGATTGTTCCCCTTTTATTCCTACATTTTTTTCGGCAGCAAGGCATTTACCTTCCTTTACGTCATCGGCTGCCTCACCGCCGGGGTGCTGGTAGGCACATTCTGCCATTACATCATCAAACAGGTGATGAAGATCTATCTGGAACGCCAATGGCTGGTGCTGAGCCGTATTGCAGGCGAAGAAGAGACGCGGGCCCTTGCCAAGGGTGAAGACGAACTCAAGCTTCTTCTTGAATGCTACGACCTCCTGATGGGGAAGGTCCTGGCAATGGTCGGCAACGTTACCGCCCTTATCCGGGATATAGGCGCGTTCCATCGGCAGATCGGGGAACAGTCGAAAGAGATCGTCCAGGGGAGCGAAAAGCAGTCCGACAAGGAAAAGGAGACGTTGCAGGCCGTCCAGGAGATGAACGGTTTCTTCAACGATCTTTTGAAGGAGATTGAGGATATTTCGCACAGGACCGATGAACGGGCGTCCATAACTGCGGAAATGAGCGCCACCACCGACACCATCGCTGAAAATATAAAGGACTATTCCTCATCAGTGCTTGAAACGTCTGCATCCATAGAAGAAATGGCCCTCAGCATCAAGGAGACCACCAGCAACATCGAGGCGTTGGCGGTTTCCACGGAACAGACGTCCGGTTCAATCAATCAGATAAATACCGTCACGACGGATATGCGCGACAATGCCCAAAAGACCAGTGAATGCTCCGAAAATGTGCGGAAGAAGGCCCAGGAAGGGATGCGTTCAATGACGGCCACGCTCAAGTCCATGCAGGAAATCGAAAAGAGCAACGCCGAGTCCTTTGCCGCCATAAACCGGCTGGCCGTCCATTCAGCCCGGGTCGGAGAGTTTCTGAACGTAATCAAGGATGTGGTTGAACAGACGAACCTCCTCTCCCTGAACGCCTCCATAATCGCAGCCCAGGCTGGGGAGCGAGGCAAGGCATTTACCGTTGTTGCCGAAGAGGTGCGCTCCCTCGCCCACAGGACAGCCTTATCCGCCAAGGAGATCGAAGATCTGGTCAAGAACATACAGAAAGAAACGGCGGACGTGCAGCGAACGGTTGCACAAGGGAAAGACCGGATCAAGGAAGGGGTAAAAATTTCGGCATTGGCCAGCAATGCGCTGGAGAAGATCGAGGAAAGCGCTGCGGAGGCATCGCAAATGGTGCAAAAAATCGCTGCCGCAACGGTTGAGCAGGCGTCCTCAAGCAGGCTCATCACCGATGAGGCGGAAAAGAATTTCCACCGGGTAAAGCAGGTCACCAAGGCCATTCAGGAGCAGGAGCGAGGAATAAGCCATATTGTAAAGGCCTTGGAACATATGCGTTCCCTTTCCCAGCTTATTACCAACTCGACTCAGGAACAGGCGCGCGGCAACCGTCTCTACCTGAAGAGCATAATGGAGGATAATGACAAGGTGAAGGAACTGAAGGATACGGCCATTCAGCAGATAATGATGGGAGACGTTCTCGTGAACTACGTCAGGGAAGCGGGATCTCTCATTGAAGCAAACGCCGGAGAAGCCAGGCAGATGATGGATCAGATCGACAAGATCACCACAATGACCGAAGATCTATGCAAGGAACTGGCGCCGTTCACTTCCCGGCCAGCAATACAGTGA